The following are encoded together in the Kwoniella europaea PYCC6329 chromosome 1, complete sequence genome:
- a CDS encoding tartrate dehydrogenase: MSPIAIYPVNETAAFPEGYAIQPERKSTYKIAQIGADGIGPEVIEAGVQAVHAVAKKVGTFNVDFTELDWSSDRYKKTGSYVPADYIEILKKHDAIFFGAVGAPDVPDHISLWGLRLAICQPYMYANVRRTKVLPGTSSPLKNLQPGELDWCIIRENSEGEYAGHGGRSHRSLDHEIGTEVTIFTRTGIRRIARYAFQVAQSRPRKLLTYVTKSNAMRNGMVLWDEVINEVSKEFPDVTMDHMLVDAMTVRMTLHPKSLDTILATNLHADILSDLAAALAGSIGIAPTANIDPSRTMPSMFEPIHGSAFDITGMGIANPVGTFWSACEMLDWLGEHEASKILMKAVEQTCADGISTRDLGGAANTQEVTEAVIQRIKAL, from the exons ATGTCTCCTATCGCTATTTACCCAGTCAATGAAACAGCTGCTTTCCCGGAGGGCTATGCAATCCAAC CCGAAAGAAAAAGCACTTATAAGATCGCACAAATCGGCGCTGATGGCATCGGCCCTGAAGTCATCGAAGCGGGTGTCCAAGCCGTTCACGCAGTAGCTAAGAAAGTTGGAACTTTCAATGTGGATTTCACCGAGCTGGATTGGTCTTCAGACAGATACAAGAAGACAGGAAGCTACGTACCAGCAGATTACATAGAAATCTTGAAGAAACATGACGCTATCTT CTTTGGTGCAGTCGGTGCTCCCGATGTCCCTGACCACATCTCCTTGTGGGGCTTGAGACTCGCAATCTGTCAACCCTACATGTATGCCAATGTACG ACGAACCAAAGTTCTTCCAGGTACCAGTTCTCCTCTCAAGAACCTTCAGCCGGGAGAACTGGATTGGTGTATCATCCGAGAGAACTCCGAAGGTGAATATGCTGGTCACGGTGGAAGATCTCACAGAAGTTTGGATCATGAGATTGGTACTG AGGTCACAATTTTCACTCGAACTGGAATCCGACGAATCGCCAGATATGCTTTTCAAGTCGCTCAATCTAGACCTCGAAAGCTTTTAACTTACGTTACAAAGTCAAATGCTATGAGAAATGGTATGGTACTCTGGGATGAAGTCATTAATGAAGTCTCAAAAGAATTCCCTGATGTT ACCATGGACCATATGCTTGTCGATGCGATGACCGTACGAATGACACTGCACCCTAAATCCCTCGACACCATCCTCGCTACCAACCTTCATGCCGACATCCTCTCCGATCTGGCCGCCGCTTTGGCCGGATCAATTGGAATAGCTCCTACGGCAAATATAGACCCATCTAGAACCATGCCTTCCATGTTTGAGCCAATTCACGGATCAGCATTCGATATCACTGGGATGGGCATCGCAAATCCCGTAGGAACATTCTGGAGTGCTTGTGAAATGCTCGATTGGCTTGGTGAACATGAGGCTTCCAAGATTCTCATGAAAGCCGTGGAACAAACTTGTGCCGATGGCATCTCGACAAGAGATTTAGGTGGTGCAGCCAATACGCAAGAAGTCACCGAAGCTGTAATTCAACGCATCAAAGCTTTGTGA